A single genomic interval of Corylus avellana chromosome ca10, CavTom2PMs-1.0 harbors:
- the LOC132163413 gene encoding probable serine/threonine-protein kinase PBL10, with amino-acid sequence MGICLSARIKAESPCNTGANSKYVSTDGNDFSSSSSKVSSFSAPLTPRSEGEILQSTNVKSFSFAELKMATRNFRPDSVLGEGGFGSVFKGWIDEHTFAAAKPGTGMVIAVKRLNQESFQGHREWLAEVNYLGQLYHPHLVKLIGYCLEDEHRLLVYEFMPRGSLENHLFRRGSYFQPLSWNLRLKVALGAAKGLAFLHSAETKVIYRDFKTSNILLDSSYNAKLSDFGLAKDGPTGDKSHVSTRVMGTYGYAAPEYLATGHLTTRSDVYSFGVVLLEMLSGRRAVDKNRPSGEHNLVEWAKPNLANKRKIFRILDNRLEGQYTMDVAYKAATLSLRCLSMEAKFRPTMDEVVTALEQLQESRDTEGVQKTLSNGPRTRRRSADDAHPERKPAAYPRPSASPLYA; translated from the exons ATGGGGATTTGCTTGAGTGCCCGAATTAAAGCTGAGAGCCCTTGTAACACAG GGGCAAATTCGAAATATGTTAGCACAGATGGAAACGATTTTAGCAGTTCGAGTAGCAAGGTCTCGTCATTTTCAGCGCCTCTGACTCCTCGGAGTGAGGGTGAGATCTTGCAGTCCACCAATGTGAAGAGCTTTAGTTTTGCTGAACTCAAAATGGCCACCAGGAATTTCCGTCCTGATAGTGTGTTAGGAGAAGGTGGTTTCGGCTCCGTTTTTAAGGGGTGGATTGATGAGCATACATTTGCTGCTGCCAAGCCTGGGACTGGCATGGTTATAGCTGTTAAAAGGCTTAATCAAGAAAGTTTTCAAGGTCACAGGGAGTGGTTG GCAGAAGTTAATTATCTGGGACAGCTTTATCATCCTCATCTTGTGAAATTGATTGGCTATTGCTTAGAGGATGAACATCGACTGCTGGTGTATGAGTTCATGCCTCGAGGCAGCTTGGAAAATCATTTATTCAGGA GGGGTTCATATTTCCAACCTCTTTCTTGGAACCTCCGTCTGAAGGTTGCCCTTGGTGCTGCAAAGGGGCTTGCCTTTCTTCATAGTGCTGAAACAAAAGTGATATATCGGGACTTCAAGACTTCTAATATTCTGCTTGATTCG AGCTACAATGcaaagctctctgattttgggTTGGCCAAGGATGGGCCGACAGGCGATAAAAGTCATGTCTCTACCAGGGTTATGGGGACCTATGGATATGCTGCTCCAGAGTATCTAGCTACAG GTCATCTTACTACCAGAAGTGATGTCTATAGTTTTGGGGTTGTCCTACTAGAAATGTTGTCTGGTCGGAGAGCAGTTGATAAGAATCGACCATCTGGAGAGCACAATCTGGTAGAATGGGCTAAACCCAACCTTGCAAACAAACGTAAGATCTTCCGAATCCTAGACAACCGTCTTGAAGGCCAATATACAATGGATGTAGCCTATAAGGCTGCGACACTTTCATTGCGATGCCTATCCATGGAAGCCAAGTTCAGGCCGACGATGGATGAAGTTGTAACAGCATTGGAGCAGCTCCAGGAATCAAGGGATACTGAAGGCGTTCAGAAAACTTTGAGCAACGGACCCAGGACTCGAAGACGAAGTGCAGATGATGCTCACCCGGAAAGGAAACCTGCTGCTTACCCCCGGCCCTCTGCTTCCCCTCTATATGCTTGA